In one window of Oryza sativa Japonica Group chromosome 9, ASM3414082v1 DNA:
- the LOC4347313 gene encoding cyclin-D4-1 — protein sequence MAALTSYEMAASILLCAEDSSSVLGFGGEEEEEEEDVVAGKRARCAGPPPPPCVDVAGVDFAVPSEECVARLVETEADHMPREDYAERLRAGGGDGDLDLRVRMDAIDWIWKVHSYYSFAPLTACLAVNYLDRFLSLYQLPDGKDWMTQLLAVACLSLAAKMEETDVPQSLDLQVGEERYVFEAKTIQRMELLVLSTLKWRMQAVTPFSYVDYFLRELNGGDPPSGRSALLSSELILCIARGTECLGFRPSEIAAAVAAAVVGEEHAAFSHVNKERMSHCQEVIQAMELIHPKPSSPSRVFVSSSIPRSPTGVLDAAGCLSYRSDDSAVASHYAASSWGYEHDSSPVSSKRRKISR from the exons ATGGCAGCTCTGACGAGCTACGAGATGGCGGCCTCCATCTTGCTCTGCGCCGAGGACAGCAGCAGCGTcctcggcttcggcggcgaggaagaggaagaggaggaggacgtcGTGGCTGGGAAGAGGGCCAGGTGCGctggtccgccgccgccgccgtgcgtggACGTCGCTGGCGTGGATTTCGCCGTGCCGTCGGAGGAATGCGTCGCCCGCCTGGTGGAGACGGAGGCGGACCACATGCCGAGGGAGGACTACGCCGAGAGgctgcgcgccggcggcggcgacggcgacctggaTCTTCGCGTCAGGATGGATGCCATCGATTGGATTTGGAAG GTTCACTCCTACTACAGCTTCGCTCCTCTTACTGCCTGCTTGGCCGTCAACTACTTGGACCGCTTCCTCTCACTCTACCAGCTTCCG GATGGCAAGGATTGGATGACGCAGCTGCTAGCAGTAGCGTGCTTGTCGCTTGCTGCCAAGATGGAGGAAACCGATGTGCCTCAATCGCTGGACCTGCAG GTCGGGGAAGAACGGTACGTGTTCGAGGCGAAGACGATCCAGAGGATGGAGCTGCTGGTCCTGAGCACCCTCAAATGGAGGATGCAGGCCGTCACTCCCTTCTCCTACGTCGACTACTTCCTCCGCGAGCTCAACGGCGGCGATCCGCCGTCGGGACGCTCGGCGCTGCTGTCTTCAGAGCTCATCTTGTGCATAGCTAGAG GAACAGAATGCTTGGGATTCAGGCCGTCGGAGatcgccgccgcggtcgccgccgccgtggtcggAGAAGAACACGCCGCTTTCTCCCATGTAAATAAG GAGAGGATGTCGCATTGCCAGGAAGTGATTCAGGCCATGGAGTTGATACATCCAAAACCTTCAAGCCCCAGCAGAGTCTTCGTCTCCTCCTCCATTCCACGGAGCCCTACTGGCGTGTTGGATGCAGCAGGCTGCCTCAGCTACAGGAGTGACGATTCAGCTGTTGCCTCACACTACGCAGCAAGCAGCTGGGGATATGAACATGATAGCTCCCCGGTTAGCAGCAAGAGGAGGAAGATTAGCAGATGA
- the LOC4347314 gene encoding GLABRA2 expression modulator — MPSSSRTETVKNALSRWARRVGETTRKAEDLSRNTWQHLRTAPSIGEAAVGRIAQGTKVLAEGGHDRIFRQAFSAPPDEQLRKSYACYLSTSAGPVMGILYLSTARVAFCSDSPLSYEAGGGSKEWSYYKVAIPLHRLRSASPSASKQRPAEKFIQLVSVDRHEFWLMGFVNYDSAVKHLQEALSGFHHLQA, encoded by the exons ATGCCGTCGTCGA GCAGGACGGAGACGGTGAAGAACGCGCTGTCGCGGTGGGCGCGGAGAGTCGGCGAGACGACCAGGAAGGCCGAGGACCTGTCGCGCAACACATGGCAGCACC TGAGGACGGCGCCGAGCATCGGGGAGGCGGCCGTGGGGAGGATCGCGCAGGGGACCAAGGTCCTGGCCGAGGGCGGCCACGACAGGATATTCCGGCAGGCGTTCAGCGCGCCGCCCGACGAGCAGCTCCGCAAGTCCTACGCGTGCTACCTCTCCACCTCCGCCGGCCCGGTGATGGGCATCCTGTACCTCTCCACGGCCAGGGTCGCCTTCTGCAGCGACAGCCCACTCTCCtacgaggccggcggcggcagcaaagAGTGGAGCTACTACAAG GTGGCGATTCCTCTGCACAGGCTGAGGTCGGCGAGCCCGTCGGCCAGCAAGCAGAGGCCCGCGGAGAAGTTCATCCAGCTCGTGTCGGTGGACCGCCATGAGTTCTGGTTGATGGGCTTTGTGAACTACGACAGCGCGGTCAAGCACTTGCAGGAGGCTCTCAGCGGCTTCCACCACCTGCAAGCGTGA